AACAAAAGCGTTCTTTGAAAAAAATATAAATATAGATTTTGATGTAGCAATATAGCAAAATCTTAAGGGTATCTAAACTCTTTTTAACCTTACTTGTTTTTGTGTTAACTTAGAAATAAGTGTATGCATAAATGATGTAATCGGCAAAAAGGTGATACAATACCTTTTAGAAAGCCAGAACATTCTGGTGTTCTGGTTTTCTTTTAAAATATAATTAAAGTACAGATCTCTATTTACTGTAAAGTGAGTAGGATCGTTGTGAAGGGATTGATATAAATTTTTATCAAAGATTCATTTGTTTTAGATTCTAGCAATAGAATGTTTAAACATATTGAATTAATGGTTGAAATGAAATTAATCTCATCATAAGAAACGGGAAGCCTTGGCTTCTCGTTTCTGTTTTAATTAAATATTTAAATAAAAAACACTCAATTGACATAGGTCATTTTAGAACCTGAAATACCAATGTATCTTAGCTGTATAATTAGTAACAAAAGCGTTCTTTGAAAAAGATAAATATAGATTTTGATGTAGTAATATAGCAAAATCTTATAGGTATCTAAACTCTTTTTAACCTTACTTATTTTGTAATAACTTAGTAATAAGATTATAGATAAATAATGTAACAGGCAAAAAAGCGATACAATACCTTTTAGAAAACCTGAACATTCTGGTGTTCGGGTTTTCTTAAAAAAAACAATTAAAGTACTGATCTTTATTTACTGTAAGCTAAGTAAGATCGTTGTGAAGGGATTGACATAATTTTCGTCAAAGATTCATTTGTTTTAGATTCTAGTAATAGAATGTTTAAACACATTGAATTAATGGTTTAAATGAAATTAATCTCATCATAAGAAACGGGAAGCCTTGGCTTCCCGTTTCTGTTTTAAACTACTTATATTAAGAATAACTACATATCATGAAAGAAATACTCTTTGTTTTTTATTTTTTTATAACATTTATTGGCACTGCACAAAAATTAGCAGACTGCTATGAAAATGTCAAATCTTCTGTCGTTGTCATAAATGTTTTAAGTGTTGCTCCCAAAGCCACAAAAAACAACCTAACATTAGTAGCTAAATCTTTACAAGGATCTGGTGTTTTAATTTCCGAAAAAGGAGTTATTTGGACAGCTTCTCATATTGTACAAGCTGCAGAATTGGTTAAAGTTGAGTTTTTAAATGGAGCTGTTTATGATGCAGAAGTAATATCCAATAATCCTTTAGCTGATATCGCTTTGATAAAAATTAAGGGCGATTTTATTTTAAAAGGTGCAAAAGTAGCTAAAATTGGAAATTCTGATAAGCTTAGAATAGGCGATGATATTTTTATTCTTGGTGCACCATATGGTCTTAAACAATCCATAACAAAAGGAATATTAAGTGGAAGACATATTCATAAGGGTTTAAGTGATGATTTTAATAACATCGAATTTCTTCAAACTGATGCAGCTATAAATCATGGTAGTTCAGGAGGACCAATGTTTAATATGAAAGGAGAAGTCGTTGGCATAACTAATAGTATGTACACTTTATCAGGTGGATTTAGTGGAATTGGTTTCGCAATATCATCAAATACAGCTAAAAAGCTAATGATGGAAAAACCTACTATTTGGACAGGTATGAAATTTGTAATCGTTAGTGGAAATATAGCCAAAGCACTTAATGTTCCAAAAGAATCAGGTTTATTAATTCTTAACTTATCCTCTAAAGGTGTCGCTAATAAAATAGGTCTTCGTTCTGGTACTATTGATGCCACTATTGACGGTACAGACATCGTAATTGGAGGGGATATTATATTAGATTTTGCAGGAATCGGTTTTAATACATTTGATTTCCGAAGTAAAATAAAGAAAAAGTTAGAAGAGTATGGTAAAAGAGATTTAATTCCAATAACTATTTTAAGAAATGGTAACATACTTTCTCTCGAATTTGAAAGGGAATAGATTTACTTAAAATAACCTAATTTATTAAATCTAGTTTATATAAAAATAGTGACTTAGGTCATTTTGATAAATAGTATCTATATCTATTTTTGTTTATAACGATAACATTTCAAATAAATAAAATATGCAAACTACATTTGAAACTATAAACTACCAAGCAATAAATATACCTACAAAAGAGATTATACTAAAAGGGCGTTTACGAATTGCGGAACGTAAAAAAGGGCTTATCATTTTTTCTCACGGAAGTGGTAGTAGTCGATTAAGTCGACGAAATAATTATGTTGCAGACTTGCTTCTACAAGAAGGTTATTCATCAATATTGTTCGATCTATTAACTGAAAAGGAAGATTCAATATATGAAAACAGGTTTAACTTAGATTTACTTGCTCAGAGATTAGTTATAGTAACTAAATGGGTTGACAAACAAAAAGAAATACAGAATCTACCTATTGGCTTTTTTGGTGCAAGTACAGGTGCTGCTTCGGCTCTTATTGCAGCAACATTATTAGGTAATAAAATAAAAGCAATCGTATCTAGAGGAGGAAGACCAGATTTAGCACAATCTATTTTAAATAAAATAAAGACACCAACACTTTTAATTGTTGGTGGCAATGATAATGTTGTCATAGAATTAAATAAAAATGCTTTTAGCCAATTAAAAGGAATCAAAAAAATTGAAACTATTGCAGGTGCAACACATTTATTTCCAGAACCAGGAAAGTTAGAAGATGTAGCTAAATTAACTTGTAATTGGTTTGATAAATACTTAAAATAATTAAAAATGATATTTAAAGATAGAATTGAAGCAGGTAATCTATTGGCTAGCAAATTAGAGGCTTATAGAGGCCAAAATGCTATAATTCTTGCGATACCAAGAGGAGGAGTTCCTTTAGGCTACATTATTGCCAAAAAGTTGCATTTACCTTTAGAAGTTGTGCTCTCTAAAAAAATTGGGCATCCACTTCATAAAGAATATGCAATTGGTGCCGTAACATTAAAGAGTAAGGTTTTAAGTGATGCCGCAACAGAAGTTGGGAAGAATTATATAGAAGAAGAAATTAAAAGAATTAGAACACTGCTTACTAAAAGGTATCAAGAATATTATAGCAACAGAACTCCTCTTAAATTAAAAGACAAAATATTAATTATTGTTGATGATGGAATTGCAACAGGTAATACCATTTTATCTACCATAGAGATGCTTCATAAAGAAAAACCAGAAAAAATTTTAGTGGCAATTCCTGTGGCTTCTCAAAGTGCAATACAAAAGCTACGAAACACACCTTTTATAGATGATGTTATTTGCCTTAACACTCCTGTTAATTTTAGAGCTGTTGGTCAGTTTTATCAGAATTTTGACCAAGTTGATGATGCAGAGGTTAAAATCTTATTAAATAAGGAAACTGTAAATTAATTGTTTATCTATTTATCAAATAATCCAAATGGGTGAATGTCTGTAAGCTTTGTTGGTGCTGTTTTAGTTTTTAATGGTGTAATCGCTTTTGTTTTATTAAACCAAATATATTCATCAAACTGAGATGGTAATACTGCTTTAAAATAATGACTCATCAATTCTGTTTCTGGTTTATAAACGACTCCAATAGCACGTTGAAATTTTGGAGTACTTAATAAATCTCTCAATTTTTTTTCTGAATTTTCTTCTCGCAAGGGCAGTGTAAAATTAGGTACATTAGTTTTGTGACAAAGATTTTCATAACTATTCTCTATAGACTCATTCACATTAATTTTCTCCATAGATTCTCCCCAATTTCTGGCTGCTGCAACAGTACCGGTATGAGTACCAAAACCAATATGATAAGACTTAGTTCCAAAATGTTCTTTACACAAATGTCCAATATTTATTTCACCTCTAGCGTACATTTCAGTTGCTAAGGCATTACCAATATGAGAATTATGTGCCCAAACAACGGCTTTAGAATCTTTACCAAAATAAGACAACAATGATTTTAAGGTATAAAACATATGAAAATCTCGTAAATTCCAAGACTCTGCACTACCATAATACATTGCTCTATAATAACGTTCTGCATCAATTACAACCGTTGCATTTTGATAAGCATAAAAATACTCTTGAGAATGATTCAATTTGTTTTTGTTTTTTAACAAGTCAAATAACATATCAAGAATTTCTTTCTCACAACCTGCTATTTTATTATTAGCTACCAACCTACCATAAACTGCAGGGTTTGACATATAAGGTGTAATACACGCATATTTTGATTTTGCTAATTCTGCTAACTCTGTATCAATATCTGTAAGATATTTAATAACTAAATCTATTGAGTTTTCTAATCCATATAAATCTAAACCATAAAAACCTATGGTATTATTATGCTTGGAATTGTGTTTTTTTAGCCACTCAACAAAATTAAGTACTTCTTTATTTTTCCACATCCATTGTGGAAAACGTGCAAAAGGCATCCAGTCTTGTGATTTGTATTGATTTCTTGTGTAATTATTAATTTGTTCAGCATCAGACCAATCTGCTTCAGCACAAACAAAATTAAATCCTTTTTTTTCTATAAGTGCTTTTGTAATTTCTTGTCTCGTTAAATAAAACTCCGAGGTTCCATGAGAAGCTTCTCCCAATAAAACTACTTTAGCATCACCAATTCTTTCCAACAATCCATCGATAGGAAATTTTTTAATGGTTTTAAAGGGAAGAGAATTAATTCCTATTTCATCGACACATTCTTTTTCTGAATATGTTTCAGTTCCTATTTTAGGTAGTATTTTGGGGTTTGGTATAAAATAACTATCCTTTACTGCTTTTTTAGCATATTCGTTTTCAGATATTCTTATTATAATTTCTAGAATTACATGAGACCAATCTGGACCTACAGGAGCTAATAATTTAGCCCCTAATTTTAGTTGCTCTTTTATGGTTTTTGTTATTTCTTTAAATTCTGTAGCAATTAAAATGGCATCGAATGGCCCTTTTTCTTCCCATCCAATTTCTGGATTTCCTGTTTTTATAAATACATTGTCAATATCTATCGATTTTAAGACTTCCAACGTCCAATTTGCATACGTTTCATTCGTTTCAATAGTATAAACTTCTTTATAAATTTTTGAAAGCACCACTAAAATATAAATAGAGTCTACACCTGTTATTAGAATTTTATCTTGCTTTTTTATCTTTAATTGCTCTAACATTCGGGCAACTACAATAACTCTTGGTTCTGTTTTTTCTAATGATTTTTCAATTCTTATATCTTCATAAAAATAAGGATGAAGTATTTCTGATAAAAAAAATGCTTCAGGTATGTCTTGAAAAGCCTCTAAAAGTAATTCATTACTTATTCCCTTGTCTTCTAACTGTTCTTTGATGCTTATTTTTTTCATGATCTTTTTTTTTAAATATTCTAAGCGATAAAACCTTTAATGTTTAGAAAAGCATTACGCTGTTTGTTTATCTTTTTTAATCATTTTATTTTATCAGCTCCATTACTAAGAAATATAAATTTAGTACAGTTTATGAAATTACAGAATGACACAAGTCATTGTGGTTCCTTACTGCATAATTTAAATTTAACAAAAAGTGAAAAATGGAATTGGTTACCAAACACGGTGTTATTATAGAAAAAACAATAAATAGTTTTGAGAATTTGGGAGTTTTTAATCCTGCTATTATGCAAGAAGGAAAAACGGTTCATATGTTTTATCGCGCTGTTAGAGAAGGTAATTTTTCTACGATTGGATATTGTAAATTAGAGGGTCCTTTAAAAATTATTGAACGAGCTAAAGAGCCAATATTTTATCCTGAAACTCCAGAAGAATTCCAGGGAGTTGAAGATCCTCGAATCACTAAAATTGAAGATACTTATTATTTGTCTTATGCTGCTTATGATGGTATTAATGTATTTGGTGCGTATGCAACATCAAAAGACTTGAAAAAATTTGAACGCGTAAAAATCATTACACCTAAGTTTACTTTTGAAGAATATTCTGAGTTGATTAAGAAAAATTTTAAGAAAATTAGTCTTATGCACTTAATGTTTTACAATCTATTTAATAGATATAGATTGGCAAAACTAATGAAGAGTAAAATATATGTATGGGACAAAAACATTGTGTTTTTTCCAAAAAAAATAAAAGGAAAATTTGCAGTCTTACACCGATTATATCCTTCAATTCAAATTTTGTATTTCAATTCTCCATCAGAACTTACTCATGAATTTTGGAAAGATTATATATCAAATCTTCAAAAACATATTGTACTTATTCCAAAATACAAATTTGAAAATGGGCATATCGGTGCAGGATGCCCACCAATTGAAACAAAAGATGGTTGGTTACTTATTTATCACTCCGCACAATTGACTCATAAAGAATATACTTATCATGCTTGTGCAGCTCTTTTAGATCTTAAAAATCCAAAAAAAATAATTGCTAGATTAAAAGAACCATTGTTTTCGCCAACCGAATCTTACGAAAAAGAAGGATATGTAGATGATGTTGTTTTTCCAACAGGAACAGCTGTTTTTGATGAAGAACTATATATCTATTATGGTGCTGCAGATAGCAGTGTGGCAGTAGCTTCTGTAAATATTAATACTCTTTTAAATGAACTTAAAAAAAATAAAGATGAAAGAAAAAACAAAATCTAAGATAGTATTCCTATCTACAATTCCTCCTACTGAATGTGGTATTGCTACTTTTACTACAGATCTTGTTACTGCTATTTCAAAGGGTTTTAATGATAGTATAGAACCTTTATTATGTGATTTAACCAGCAATCCAAAATCTAATAATGGACATTTTAATTTGAATCCAAAAGAGAAGAGTGAATATAGTAAAGTTGCGGAAGAAATTAACAAGGACCCTTTAATTAAATTAGTTCATATTCAACATGAATTTGGTTTGTTTGGAGGAAAATATGGAAGTTACCTTCTCTATTTTTTAGAAACCATTAAAAAACCTGTTGTTCTTACCTTTCATAGTGTTATTCCAAATCCTGACTTAGATATAAAATCTTTTGTGCAAGTGCTTTCTTCATATGTAGATTCTATTTTTGTAATGACCAAAAAATCTCAAAATATTTTGATTGAAGATTATTTGATTCAAGAAAATATGATAACTTATATTCCACATGGAACTCATATTGTAAACTATGCAGAACCTAGAGATATAAAAAAGAAATTTAATTTAGAAAACCGTACATTATTATCAACTTTTGGTCTTTTAGGACCTGGAAAATGTATTGAAACTGCGATAAATGCATTGCCTGAAATAATTAAACATACTCCTAACCTTCTCTATTTAATTATAGGTAAAACGCATCCAAATACTATTGAGAATAACATTGATAATTATAGAGATTATCTTAAATGTTTGGTCGTATCTAATAAATTAGATAACCATGTTCTCTTTATAGATCGTTATTTAGAAATTAACGAACTACTTGAATACTTAAAAGCTACAGATATTTATCTTTTTACTTCAAAAGACCCAAATCAAGCTGTTAGTGGCACTTTTACGTATGCAATGAGTTGTGCTTGTCCTATGGTAGCAACTTCCATTCCTCATACAAGAGAAGTACTAACTTCAGATTCTGGTATCTTAATAGATATCGAAAATTCGAAACAACTCGCTGAAGCTGTAGAAAAAATACTCTCTAATGATGATTTAAGAAACTCTATGGCTATAAATGCTTTTCAGAAAACAAGAGAGTCTTC
The window above is part of the Polaribacter sp. SA4-12 genome. Proteins encoded here:
- a CDS encoding S1C family serine protease, whose translation is MKEILFVFYFFITFIGTAQKLADCYENVKSSVVVINVLSVAPKATKNNLTLVAKSLQGSGVLISEKGVIWTASHIVQAAELVKVEFLNGAVYDAEVISNNPLADIALIKIKGDFILKGAKVAKIGNSDKLRIGDDIFILGAPYGLKQSITKGILSGRHIHKGLSDDFNNIEFLQTDAAINHGSSGGPMFNMKGEVVGITNSMYTLSGGFSGIGFAISSNTAKKLMMEKPTIWTGMKFVIVSGNIAKALNVPKESGLLILNLSSKGVANKIGLRSGTIDATIDGTDIVIGGDIILDFAGIGFNTFDFRSKIKKKLEEYGKRDLIPITILRNGNILSLEFERE
- a CDS encoding dienelactone hydrolase family protein, whose product is MQTTFETINYQAINIPTKEIILKGRLRIAERKKGLIIFSHGSGSSRLSRRNNYVADLLLQEGYSSILFDLLTEKEDSIYENRFNLDLLAQRLVIVTKWVDKQKEIQNLPIGFFGASTGAASALIAATLLGNKIKAIVSRGGRPDLAQSILNKIKTPTLLIVGGNDNVVIELNKNAFSQLKGIKKIETIAGATHLFPEPGKLEDVAKLTCNWFDKYLK
- a CDS encoding phosphoribosyltransferase; translated protein: MIFKDRIEAGNLLASKLEAYRGQNAIILAIPRGGVPLGYIIAKKLHLPLEVVLSKKIGHPLHKEYAIGAVTLKSKVLSDAATEVGKNYIEEEIKRIRTLLTKRYQEYYSNRTPLKLKDKILIIVDDGIATGNTILSTIEMLHKEKPEKILVAIPVASQSAIQKLRNTPFIDDVICLNTPVNFRAVGQFYQNFDQVDDAEVKILLNKETVN
- a CDS encoding erythromycin esterase family protein — its product is MKKISIKEQLEDKGISNELLLEAFQDIPEAFFLSEILHPYFYEDIRIEKSLEKTEPRVIVVARMLEQLKIKKQDKILITGVDSIYILVVLSKIYKEVYTIETNETYANWTLEVLKSIDIDNVFIKTGNPEIGWEEKGPFDAILIATEFKEITKTIKEQLKLGAKLLAPVGPDWSHVILEIIIRISENEYAKKAVKDSYFIPNPKILPKIGTETYSEKECVDEIGINSLPFKTIKKFPIDGLLERIGDAKVVLLGEASHGTSEFYLTRQEITKALIEKKGFNFVCAEADWSDAEQINNYTRNQYKSQDWMPFARFPQWMWKNKEVLNFVEWLKKHNSKHNNTIGFYGLDLYGLENSIDLVIKYLTDIDTELAELAKSKYACITPYMSNPAVYGRLVANNKIAGCEKEILDMLFDLLKNKNKLNHSQEYFYAYQNATVVIDAERYYRAMYYGSAESWNLRDFHMFYTLKSLLSYFGKDSKAVVWAHNSHIGNALATEMYARGEINIGHLCKEHFGTKSYHIGFGTHTGTVAAARNWGESMEKINVNESIENSYENLCHKTNVPNFTLPLREENSEKKLRDLLSTPKFQRAIGVVYKPETELMSHYFKAVLPSQFDEYIWFNKTKAITPLKTKTAPTKLTDIHPFGLFDK
- a CDS encoding pesticidal protein Cry7Aa; translated protein: MELVTKHGVIIEKTINSFENLGVFNPAIMQEGKTVHMFYRAVREGNFSTIGYCKLEGPLKIIERAKEPIFYPETPEEFQGVEDPRITKIEDTYYLSYAAYDGINVFGAYATSKDLKKFERVKIITPKFTFEEYSELIKKNFKKISLMHLMFYNLFNRYRLAKLMKSKIYVWDKNIVFFPKKIKGKFAVLHRLYPSIQILYFNSPSELTHEFWKDYISNLQKHIVLIPKYKFENGHIGAGCPPIETKDGWLLIYHSAQLTHKEYTYHACAALLDLKNPKKIIARLKEPLFSPTESYEKEGYVDDVVFPTGTAVFDEELYIYYGAADSSVAVASVNINTLLNELKKNKDERKNKI